A region of Alkalidesulfovibrio alkalitolerans DSM 16529 DNA encodes the following proteins:
- a CDS encoding 2-oxoacid:acceptor oxidoreductase family protein, whose amino-acid sequence MKTPQDLHRFEIRLSGTGGQGIITLGRILGHGLALGHGYYVTQTQSYGPEARGGASRSDLVVSSQPISYPKTENVDMLVALSQEACYAYYRYIKPGGVLVVDTSLVRQTPSNLFLGLPFTDMTTKKIKTPQAMNVVVLGALTRLLPFAEQRVMKQALRENLPPKILDLNMKAFQLGYSEAKKHWPDHAAWGERVPSEEENALA is encoded by the coding sequence ATGAAGACGCCCCAGGATCTGCATCGTTTCGAAATCCGGCTTTCGGGCACTGGCGGCCAAGGCATCATCACCCTGGGTCGCATTCTCGGACATGGGCTTGCCTTGGGCCACGGCTACTACGTGACCCAAACCCAGAGCTACGGCCCCGAGGCGCGCGGCGGCGCCAGCCGCTCGGACCTTGTCGTCAGTTCGCAACCCATCAGCTACCCCAAGACCGAGAACGTGGACATGCTCGTGGCCCTCTCGCAAGAGGCCTGCTACGCCTACTACCGCTACATCAAGCCCGGCGGAGTGCTGGTGGTGGACACCTCGCTCGTGCGCCAGACGCCCTCCAATCTCTTCCTGGGCCTGCCCTTCACGGACATGACGACCAAGAAGATCAAGACCCCACAGGCCATGAACGTGGTGGTGCTGGGCGCGCTCACGCGGCTTCTGCCCTTCGCGGAACAGCGGGTCATGAAGCAGGCCCTGCGCGAAAACCTGCCTCCCAAAATACTCGACCTGAACATGAAAGCCTTTCAACTCGGCTACAGCGAGGCGAAGAAGCACTGGCCCGACCATGCTGCCTGGGGCGAACGTGTTCCGTCGGAAGAGGAGAACGCCCTGGCCTGA
- a CDS encoding phenylpyruvate tautomerase MIF-related protein gives MPCIKIETNVSLDPAKAKALALKLAQDLAAPIGKPVDRILAVIEPGMALSYRGTSDPAAFVELKSIGLTADDCPALAVFIGEFLERELGVPASMGLIEFKPLDPGFTGVNKGTVAKPAN, from the coding sequence ATGCCCTGCATCAAGATCGAGACCAACGTTTCCCTGGACCCTGCCAAGGCCAAGGCCCTTGCGCTGAAGTTGGCCCAGGATCTGGCCGCACCCATCGGCAAGCCCGTTGACCGTATCCTGGCGGTCATCGAGCCGGGGATGGCGCTTTCCTATCGCGGCACCAGCGACCCGGCGGCCTTCGTGGAGTTGAAGAGCATCGGCCTGACCGCCGACGACTGCCCGGCCCTGGCCGTGTTCATCGGCGAGTTCCTGGAGCGTGAACTGGGCGTGCCCGCGAGCATGGGGCTGATCGAGTTCAAACCCCTCGATCCCGGCTTCACGGGCGTGAACAAGGGGACCGTGGCCAAGCCCGCGAACTGA
- a CDS encoding penicillin-binding protein 1A: MKKAFIALAIVSSLLILCVIGGGIGLYFWASRDLPNYQKLSDYRPPLVTTVYARSGQVMGYFYREKRFLATLPEMSPWVPRAFLAAEDAGFYQHDGVDPMAIVRAFIRNLSAGEIKQGGSTITQQVIKRLLLSSEKSYQRKIKEAILAYRLERYLTKDEILTIYLNQIYLGAGAYGVEAAARTFFGKHVDALTLAEAAMIAGLPQAPTRYNPYTNWEAAKGRQRYVLDQMMQRGWITQAQYDEALAEELVLSSMDDFSWKKGAWYLEEVRRWLVDRYGEAAVYEGGLHVWSACDMEHQLEAEDALRDGLVASTRRRGWAGPAEHLNPGEYETFLHSRGNVAETAEVGDWIQVLVTKVQPQGAEVRFGAASARIDVATMHWARVQDLRRATEEVAAVRDATLVVKPGDVVWVEVVERPGEDGVGTWKLALQQQPDIEGALASVLPETGEVVALVGGFSFNRSHFNRATQARRQPGSAFKPIVYSAALDKGFTLASVVMDAPIVFTDHTTQQTWKPENYEANFQGPTLLVTALAKSRNLVTIRVAQRIGMASVAERARELGLQANFQGNLSESLGVAEVTPLNLAQAYTVFARGGTGIVPRLVLRVADAWGQDIYENPPEPYEAVSPQNAYLVSSMMKEVVRSGTGARARVLNRPVAGKTGTTNEERDAWFVGFTPHLVSVVYVGFDDNRPMGKFETGSRAALSIWVDYRQRVESQFPPDDFPQPPGVGMVRVDAKNGLLAGPASDESFFLPFMAGTEPTQVSSGVSSLEGEQSQGEDLFRQVF, translated from the coding sequence ATGAAGAAAGCGTTCATCGCCTTGGCGATCGTCTCGTCGCTCCTGATCCTTTGCGTCATCGGAGGAGGGATCGGCTTGTATTTTTGGGCTTCGCGGGATCTGCCCAACTACCAGAAGCTCAGCGACTACCGGCCGCCGCTGGTGACCACCGTTTATGCCCGCTCCGGGCAGGTCATGGGGTATTTCTACCGCGAGAAGCGGTTCCTGGCCACGCTGCCCGAGATGTCGCCCTGGGTTCCCCGCGCCTTTCTGGCGGCCGAGGATGCCGGTTTCTATCAACACGACGGCGTGGATCCCATGGCCATCGTTCGCGCCTTCATCCGCAATCTCTCGGCGGGCGAGATCAAGCAGGGCGGCAGCACCATCACGCAGCAAGTCATCAAACGGCTGCTCCTGTCTTCGGAGAAGAGCTACCAGCGCAAGATCAAGGAGGCCATCCTTGCCTACCGTCTGGAACGCTATCTGACCAAGGACGAGATCCTGACCATCTATCTGAATCAGATATATCTCGGCGCGGGCGCTTACGGCGTTGAGGCCGCGGCCCGTACCTTTTTCGGCAAGCATGTGGACGCCCTCACGCTTGCCGAGGCCGCCATGATCGCCGGGCTGCCTCAGGCTCCCACGCGCTACAATCCCTACACCAACTGGGAGGCGGCCAAGGGGCGGCAGCGCTATGTGCTTGACCAGATGATGCAGCGTGGCTGGATCACTCAGGCGCAGTACGATGAGGCCCTGGCCGAGGAACTGGTTCTATCGAGCATGGACGACTTTTCCTGGAAGAAGGGGGCGTGGTATCTGGAGGAGGTCCGGCGTTGGCTCGTGGATCGCTATGGCGAGGCGGCTGTCTACGAGGGGGGGCTGCACGTCTGGTCGGCCTGCGACATGGAACACCAACTCGAAGCCGAGGACGCGCTGCGCGACGGCCTGGTGGCCTCCACGCGGCGTCGCGGCTGGGCTGGACCCGCCGAGCACCTGAACCCCGGCGAATACGAGACCTTCCTGCACAGCAGAGGCAACGTGGCCGAGACAGCCGAAGTCGGCGACTGGATCCAAGTCCTCGTGACCAAGGTGCAGCCCCAGGGCGCGGAGGTGCGCTTCGGCGCGGCCTCGGCCAGGATTGACGTGGCTACCATGCACTGGGCGCGTGTTCAGGATCTGCGCCGCGCCACCGAGGAAGTGGCTGCCGTGCGTGACGCCACCCTCGTGGTCAAGCCCGGCGACGTCGTCTGGGTGGAGGTCGTCGAACGGCCGGGCGAAGACGGCGTGGGAACTTGGAAGCTGGCCTTGCAGCAGCAGCCTGACATCGAGGGGGCCCTCGCCTCCGTGCTCCCTGAGACGGGAGAAGTCGTGGCCCTGGTGGGCGGGTTCTCCTTCAACCGTTCGCACTTCAACCGGGCCACCCAGGCCAGACGCCAGCCTGGCTCGGCCTTCAAGCCCATCGTCTATTCCGCGGCCTTGGACAAGGGCTTCACCCTGGCCTCCGTGGTCATGGACGCGCCCATCGTCTTCACGGATCACACCACGCAGCAGACCTGGAAGCCCGAGAACTACGAGGCCAACTTCCAGGGCCCCACGCTCCTAGTCACGGCCTTGGCCAAGTCACGCAACCTTGTGACCATCCGCGTCGCGCAGCGCATCGGCATGGCCTCGGTGGCTGAGCGTGCCCGCGAGCTTGGGCTTCAGGCCAACTTCCAAGGCAACCTCTCCGAATCTCTCGGCGTGGCCGAAGTCACGCCGCTCAACCTCGCTCAGGCCTACACCGTTTTCGCGCGCGGCGGCACGGGCATAGTGCCGCGTCTGGTGCTGCGCGTGGCCGACGCCTGGGGACAGGACATTTACGAGAATCCGCCGGAACCGTACGAGGCCGTGAGTCCGCAAAACGCCTACCTTGTCTCCTCCATGATGAAGGAAGTCGTGCGTAGCGGCACGGGCGCGCGCGCCAGGGTACTGAATCGTCCCGTGGCCGGCAAGACCGGCACCACCAACGAGGAACGCGACGCCTGGTTCGTGGGCTTCACGCCGCATCTGGTGTCCGTGGTTTACGTGGGCTTCGACGACAATCGTCCCATGGGCAAATTCGAGACCGGCTCGCGTGCCGCGCTCTCCATCTGGGTGGACTACAGGCAGCGCGTGGAGAGCCAATTCCCGCCGGACGACTTCCCGCAGCCGCCGGGAGTGGGCATGGTGCGCGTGGACGCCAAGAACGGTCTTCTGGCCGGCCCCGCCTCGGACGAGAGCTTCTTCCTGCCGTTCATGGCGGGCACGGAGCCTACGCAGGTCTCCTCGGGCGTCTCGTCTCTTGAGGGCGAGCAGAGCCAGGGCGAGGACCTGTTCCGTCAGGTGTTTTGA
- a CDS encoding YkgJ family cysteine cluster protein: protein MSTVSRSPGVCARCAVLSGSCCTLVPGQEDLCFPLSDVEMDRIRDIAGARGWFVQEPNSASFVHHLDRLFPGEEEQIRILFPLRRHHFRLATGPDGRCALLGENGCTLPVEARPYYCRLFPVWLSGEKLFVLAGQCLAVKEATGTARLLDSVNLSRPAARDMHARLRLAWGLPPRPEMPNVTLRLQRNPQ, encoded by the coding sequence ATGAGCACTGTTTCCCGCAGCCCCGGAGTCTGCGCGCGTTGCGCCGTCCTGTCGGGTTCCTGCTGCACCCTGGTCCCGGGCCAGGAAGACCTGTGCTTCCCCCTTTCCGACGTGGAGATGGACCGGATCCGGGATATCGCCGGGGCACGGGGGTGGTTCGTTCAGGAGCCCAATTCCGCCTCGTTCGTGCATCATCTCGATCGCCTCTTTCCGGGCGAGGAAGAGCAGATACGCATTCTGTTTCCCCTTCGTCGTCATCATTTCCGTCTGGCTACGGGTCCTGACGGTCGTTGCGCGCTTCTGGGCGAGAATGGCTGTACTCTGCCCGTGGAGGCCAGGCCCTATTACTGCCGCCTGTTTCCCGTTTGGCTGAGCGGCGAGAAATTATTCGTCCTGGCCGGGCAGTGCTTGGCCGTGAAGGAAGCCACGGGCACGGCCCGGCTGCTTGACAGCGTCAACCTTTCGCGCCCGGCCGCGCGCGATATGCACGCCCGGTTGCGTCTGGCTTGGGGGTTGCCTCCCCGGCCGGAAATGCCGAATGTAACTCTGCGTTTGCAACGGAATCCGCAATGA
- a CDS encoding PilZ domain-containing protein, with product MIDEKRQDERIPLEVDFRIKTRGKELFPGILRNISLLGMKLELADERRPASLVVGETVTLEGFPDPIREHVRGKQAEVVWLSGALVGVRFFEPLDIPPDAILEFQHQVHVQPFLPEDARGEATEGARDEPRGMA from the coding sequence ATGATTGACGAGAAGCGTCAGGACGAGCGTATTCCGCTTGAAGTCGATTTTCGCATCAAGACTCGCGGCAAGGAGCTTTTTCCCGGCATCCTGCGTAACATAAGCCTTTTAGGCATGAAGCTCGAACTGGCCGACGAGCGGCGTCCCGCGTCGCTCGTGGTGGGTGAGACCGTGACCCTGGAAGGGTTTCCCGACCCCATCCGGGAGCATGTGCGCGGCAAGCAAGCCGAGGTCGTCTGGCTGAGCGGCGCACTCGTCGGAGTACGTTTTTTCGAGCCATTGGACATCCCTCCCGACGCCATCCTGGAGTTTCAGCACCAAGTGCACGTGCAACCGTTCCTGCCCGAGGACGCGCGCGGCGAGGCCACCGAGGGCGCAAGGGACGAGCCAAGGGGCATGGCCTGA
- a CDS encoding ArnT family glycosyltransferase yields MKQQPISQGDVIRYDLVALAIIVVSIAVRLVVVATGQIGLVQDEAQYWDWTRTPQWSYYSKGPLIAWIITAFTSIFGDTELGVRAGALFGSGVLQSVIYIWLSRLWKRPGLALATLFVANTAPMFLASGVLMTTDNPLLICWTASMFCLDAATRAEVSPGRRKLALAALVPLVAVGVLAKYMMLVFPVLAVVYVLWLRRAEDAPQGVLPHLVAAVAAGAALGFLPILIWNMQNDFVGFKHVGVLAGVAGKTAESLIRFDRFPDYFGSQVGLMTPWWFVFMLLGGLAATRQMFRGDQGALGLSRRQSGLLALFFWPVWGFFILWSFHTKIQPNWSAVSYPAGFLLAAIAFVRYWQADGRLRKVWAGLAVLVFMLVASAPVLPIPDHLNPTHRLKGWDDLGERVESLRLSAFDDPGRVFIFSEHYDMTAALAFYVPGQPRTYNVWISRRMNQYDLWPGPENKVGWDAIYVRKEFKDGPQAEVQRMFREISPPIHYQTTFRGVPARRFTIFLCRGYNGEWPRQYGQY; encoded by the coding sequence ATGAAGCAGCAGCCAATCTCTCAGGGCGACGTCATCCGCTACGATCTTGTCGCCCTTGCAATCATTGTCGTCAGCATCGCCGTGCGCCTCGTCGTCGTGGCCACCGGCCAGATCGGTCTGGTGCAGGACGAGGCCCAGTACTGGGACTGGACCCGCACGCCGCAATGGTCCTACTACTCCAAAGGGCCGCTCATCGCCTGGATCATCACAGCCTTCACGTCCATTTTCGGCGATACGGAGCTTGGCGTGCGCGCGGGCGCGCTCTTCGGTTCAGGGGTTTTGCAGAGCGTCATCTACATCTGGCTCTCTCGGCTGTGGAAGCGGCCAGGGCTCGCCCTGGCGACGCTCTTCGTGGCCAACACCGCGCCCATGTTCCTGGCTTCGGGCGTGCTCATGACCACGGACAACCCGCTCCTGATCTGCTGGACCGCCTCCATGTTCTGCCTTGACGCGGCCACGCGCGCGGAGGTCTCGCCTGGCCGCCGCAAGCTGGCCTTGGCCGCACTCGTGCCTCTCGTGGCGGTGGGGGTGCTGGCCAAGTACATGATGCTCGTCTTCCCGGTTCTCGCCGTTGTCTATGTTCTGTGGCTGCGTAGGGCAGAGGACGCGCCCCAGGGCGTTTTGCCGCACTTGGTCGCGGCCGTGGCCGCTGGAGCGGCGCTTGGCTTCCTGCCCATCCTGATCTGGAACATGCAGAACGATTTCGTGGGCTTCAAGCATGTGGGAGTGCTTGCGGGCGTGGCCGGAAAAACCGCCGAGAGCCTGATCCGCTTCGACCGCTTCCCCGACTATTTCGGCAGCCAGGTGGGGCTCATGACCCCGTGGTGGTTCGTGTTCATGCTTCTGGGCGGTCTGGCCGCCACGCGCCAGATGTTTCGCGGCGACCAGGGGGCGCTCGGCCTTTCGCGGCGCCAGTCGGGCCTTCTGGCGCTGTTCTTTTGGCCGGTCTGGGGCTTCTTCATCCTGTGGAGCTTTCACACCAAGATCCAGCCCAACTGGTCGGCGGTCAGCTACCCGGCGGGTTTCCTTCTGGCCGCGATCGCCTTTGTCCGCTACTGGCAGGCCGATGGACGGCTGCGCAAAGTCTGGGCCGGGCTTGCGGTCCTGGTCTTCATGCTGGTTGCGTCCGCGCCTGTGCTGCCCATCCCGGACCACCTGAATCCCACGCATCGCCTCAAGGGCTGGGACGATCTGGGCGAGCGCGTCGAGTCGTTGCGCCTTTCCGCCTTCGACGATCCCGGTCGGGTCTTCATCTTCAGCGAGCACTACGACATGACGGCCGCCCTGGCTTTCTACGTTCCGGGCCAGCCGCGTACCTACAACGTCTGGATTTCGCGGCGTATGAACCAGTACGACCTGTGGCCCGGCCCCGAGAACAAGGTGGGCTGGGACGCCATTTATGTGCGCAAGGAGTTCAAGGACGGCCCGCAGGCCGAGGTGCAGCGGATGTTTCGCGAGATCAGCCCGCCCATCCACTACCAGACGACGTTCAGGGGAGTTCCCGCGCGCCGGTTCACAATCTTCCTGTGCCGGGGATACAACGGCGAGTGGCCGAGGCAGTATGGGCAATATTAG
- a CDS encoding DMT family transporter: MFATYVKLVLSMLIWGGTWVAGRIVAAEMEPFSAAFLRFLFAGVFLLAVTFRVERRFPLPERGQLVPLALLGLTGIFGYNAFFFSALQTVEAGRASLIIASIPACMALLACLFMGERLSPSRLAGIPLSLFGVAVILSDFHPERLFTGGVGRGELFLFGCVASWTAYSLLGKRFMTTMSPLFAVTWSCLMGCALLFPFALGEGLAARVATVSPAVWGNLVFLGVMATGLAFCWYYAAIKAIGASRAGVFINLVPVAAIGLGVLILGEKVTLSLAFGGAMVMTGVFMTNRPQRNRSH, encoded by the coding sequence ATGTTCGCCACCTACGTCAAACTCGTCCTGTCCATGCTCATCTGGGGCGGAACATGGGTCGCCGGCCGCATCGTGGCGGCGGAGATGGAGCCCTTTTCCGCCGCGTTCCTGCGCTTTCTCTTCGCCGGGGTGTTTCTTCTGGCCGTGACTTTCCGCGTGGAGCGCCGCTTTCCCCTGCCCGAGCGCGGGCAACTCGTGCCCCTGGCGCTTTTGGGCCTGACCGGCATCTTCGGCTACAACGCCTTTTTCTTCAGTGCCCTGCAGACCGTGGAGGCGGGGCGGGCCTCGCTGATCATCGCCTCCATACCCGCCTGCATGGCGCTTTTGGCTTGTCTGTTCATGGGCGAACGCCTCTCGCCGAGCCGTCTGGCAGGCATTCCCTTGTCGCTTTTTGGCGTGGCCGTCATCCTGTCCGATTTTCATCCCGAGCGGCTGTTCACCGGCGGCGTGGGCCGGGGAGAGCTCTTTCTTTTCGGCTGCGTGGCCTCCTGGACAGCCTATTCGCTCCTGGGCAAGCGCTTCATGACCACCATGTCCCCGCTGTTCGCCGTGACTTGGTCGTGCCTGATGGGCTGCGCGCTGCTCTTTCCCTTCGCCCTGGGCGAAGGGCTCGCCGCCCGCGTCGCGACCGTGAGCCCCGCGGTCTGGGGCAACTTGGTCTTTTTGGGCGTCATGGCCACAGGGCTGGCCTTTTGTTGGTATTACGCGGCCATCAAGGCCATCGGCGCAAGCCGGGCCGGGGTTTTTATCAACCTCGTGCCCGTGGCCGCCATCGGTCTTGGTGTGCTCATTCTCGGCGAGAAGGTCACGCTCTCCCTGGCCTTCGGCGGGGCTATGGTCATGACCGGCGTGTTCATGACCAACCGCCCGCAACGCAACCGGAGCCATTGA
- a CDS encoding C-GCAxxG-C-C family protein: MNDVATRALSHWNAKWLCAESVSRALAEDLGLDAGCLPRAATAFCSGLSRSGGMCGALAGAVLAIGLATGRDSPEDSLEIPYALTQELLASFRESFGSDNCVELLGCHLGTPEGQKIFAERGLRDSHCARYIAFAAEKGRELIRDAVS; this comes from the coding sequence ATGAACGACGTGGCTACCCGCGCCTTGTCCCATTGGAATGCCAAATGGCTGTGCGCCGAGAGCGTGAGCCGCGCCCTGGCCGAAGACCTGGGGCTCGACGCTGGCTGCCTGCCGCGCGCCGCGACCGCGTTTTGCTCCGGCCTGTCCCGCAGCGGCGGCATGTGCGGCGCGCTCGCCGGGGCCGTGCTGGCCATCGGGCTGGCCACGGGCCGCGATTCGCCCGAGGATTCCCTGGAGATCCCCTACGCCCTGACCCAGGAATTGCTCGCCTCCTTCCGCGAGAGCTTCGGCAGCGACAATTGCGTCGAACTGCTGGGTTGTCATCTGGGCACGCCCGAGGGGCAGAAGATTTTCGCCGAGCGCGGGCTGCGAGATTCGCACTGCGCTCGCTACATCGCCTTCGCGGCCGAGAAGGGGCGGGAGCTCATCCGGGACGCGGTTTCGTGA
- a CDS encoding KpsF/GutQ family sugar-phosphate isomerase, which translates to MDGSRDWAALGREVIAIEVEGLLGVAGRLDGAFSQAVELLAACRGRVVVTGLGKSGLVGRKIAATFSSTGTPAYFLHPVEGAHGDLGLIRPEDVALAISNSGETDELNAIIPPLKTLGVCVVAMTGRADSSLAQMADVVLDARVPREACPHNLAPTASTTAQLALGDALAVCLIELKQFRQEDFQRCHPGGALGRRLAQPVTAVMHDQKLPIATPRAALSQALAVMNEGRLGFLAVCDEGRLLGVLTDGDVRRMAAAGRLDLSAPVGDVMTRGGLRLSSRQTAAEAMDLMEARQVTVLPVVDGQGRLAGMVHLHDLLGKGRFKFAP; encoded by the coding sequence ATGGACGGCTCGCGCGATTGGGCGGCCCTGGGCCGCGAGGTCATCGCCATCGAGGTCGAGGGGCTTTTGGGCGTGGCCGGGAGGCTCGACGGCGCGTTCTCCCAGGCTGTGGAGCTGCTGGCCGCTTGTCGGGGCAGGGTGGTCGTCACGGGGCTTGGCAAGTCCGGCCTCGTGGGACGCAAAATCGCGGCCACCTTCTCCAGTACCGGCACCCCCGCCTATTTCCTGCACCCTGTGGAAGGCGCGCACGGCGACCTGGGCCTGATCCGGCCCGAGGACGTGGCTTTGGCCATCTCCAATTCCGGCGAGACCGACGAGCTCAACGCCATCATTCCGCCGCTCAAGACTCTTGGCGTGTGCGTGGTGGCCATGACCGGCAGGGCCGATTCGAGCCTCGCCCAAATGGCCGACGTGGTGCTTGACGCCCGCGTGCCGCGCGAGGCCTGTCCGCACAACCTCGCGCCCACGGCCTCGACCACGGCCCAGCTTGCCCTTGGCGACGCGCTGGCCGTGTGTCTCATCGAGCTCAAGCAGTTCCGCCAGGAGGATTTCCAGCGCTGCCATCCCGGCGGAGCCCTGGGCCGCCGCTTGGCTCAGCCGGTGACGGCCGTGATGCACGACCAGAAGCTGCCCATCGCCACACCGAGAGCCGCGCTTTCGCAGGCCCTGGCCGTGATGAACGAGGGCCGCCTGGGCTTTCTTGCCGTGTGCGACGAAGGCCGCCTGCTCGGCGTGCTCACGGACGGCGACGTGCGGCGTATGGCCGCTGCCGGACGGCTCGATCTTTCCGCGCCCGTGGGCGACGTCATGACGCGCGGCGGGCTCAGGCTTTCGTCCAGGCAGACCGCGGCCGAGGCCATGGACCTCATGGAAGCGCGCCAGGTCACGGTGTTGCCTGTGGTGGACGGGCAGGGCAGGCTCGCGGGCATGGTCCATCTGCACGACCTGCTCGGCAAAGGCCGCTTCAAGTTCGCGCCCTAG